The proteins below are encoded in one region of Rubripirellula reticaptiva:
- a CDS encoding DMT family protein: MGPVFWKTAALLVLSNVFMTFAWYAHLKNLDGRPWLIAVAVSWGIAFFEYLIQVPANRIGYTQMNLGQLKILQEVITLTVFVPFAVFYMQQPLKLDYLWAAMCIMGAVYFVFRSAT, from the coding sequence ATGGGACCAGTGTTTTGGAAGACGGCTGCGTTGTTGGTGTTGTCGAATGTGTTCATGACATTTGCGTGGTACGCGCACTTGAAGAACCTGGACGGGCGACCGTGGCTGATTGCAGTGGCGGTCAGTTGGGGGATCGCATTCTTTGAGTATTTGATCCAGGTGCCGGCGAACCGGATCGGTTACACGCAAATGAACCTGGGGCAGTTGAAGATCCTGCAGGAAGTCATCACGCTTACCGTCTTCGTCCCGTTCGCGGTCTTCTACATGCAACAACCGCTGAAACTCGATTACTTGTGGGCGGCGATGTGCATCATGGGCGCCGTGTACTTCGTTTTCCGATCGGCAACTTGA